The proteins below are encoded in one region of Paenisporosarcina cavernae:
- the pth gene encoding aminoacyl-tRNA hydrolase produces MKLLVGLGNPGKNYAHTRHNIGFDVIDELAKRWNAPLTETKFNGVYSRVVRPEGKVMLLKPLTYMNLSGECIVPMMDFFEIADEDLIVIYDDLDLDVGRLRLRQKGSAGGHNGIKSIIHHLGSNEFNRIRVGIGRPAPGRKVTDHVLTTFSPDEQLDIRSSIETSADACEMSLSKNFLDVMNQFNSNK; encoded by the coding sequence GTGAAGTTACTAGTAGGACTCGGAAATCCGGGAAAAAATTATGCACATACACGCCATAATATAGGCTTTGACGTGATCGATGAATTAGCGAAACGATGGAATGCTCCATTAACGGAAACGAAATTTAATGGTGTTTATTCACGCGTGGTTCGACCAGAAGGAAAAGTCATGCTTTTAAAACCATTGACGTATATGAATTTATCTGGCGAATGTATTGTCCCGATGATGGACTTTTTTGAAATTGCTGATGAGGACTTAATTGTCATCTATGATGATCTTGATTTAGATGTAGGTCGTCTTCGTTTGCGTCAAAAAGGCAGTGCTGGTGGGCACAACGGAATTAAATCGATTATTCATCATTTAGGTTCGAATGAATTTAATCGTATTCGTGTAGGCATTGGACGTCCAGCGCCAGGAAGAAAAGTTACGGATCATGTGCTAACAACTTTTTCACCGGATGAACAACTAGATATCCGTTCGTCGATTGAAACAAGTGCAGATGCATGCGAAATGAGTTTGTCAAAAAACTTTCTAGACGTGATGAATCAATTTAACTCGAATAAATAG
- a CDS encoding anti-sigma-F factor Fin: protein MAIHVICRHCGTTLFAFRQDDLLTSRSIRKLKEEFSEEFFHQEHKGDWNISTTCETCEKHLQENPQLFEIEKWVQ from the coding sequence TTGGCTATTCATGTAATTTGTCGCCATTGCGGCACAACACTTTTCGCTTTTAGGCAAGATGATTTATTAACATCACGCTCCATTCGTAAGTTAAAAGAGGAATTTTCAGAAGAATTTTTTCACCAAGAGCACAAAGGAGATTGGAATATTTCCACTACTTGTGAAACGTGTGAAAAACATCTTCAAGAGAACCCACAATTATTTGAAATAGAAAAATGGGTTCAATAA
- a CDS encoding ribose-phosphate diphosphokinase, which translates to MSDRYANPKLKIFSLNSNPALAKEIADEVGVPLGKISVTRFSDGEVQVNIEESIRGCDVFIVQSTSSPVNENLMELLIMIDAVKRASARTVNVVLPYYGYARQDRKARAREPITAKLVANLLETAGANRVIVLDLHAPQIQGFFDILIDHLMGVPILSDYFLEKNIDPSEVVIVSPDHGGVTRARKMADRLKAPIAIIDKRRPRPNVAEVMNIVGNVEGKTAILIDDIIDTAGTITIAANALIESGAKEVYACCTHPVLSGPAIDRIDQSKIKELVITNSINLPEDKSSPKIVTLSVAKLLADAIVRVFEEKSVSTLFD; encoded by the coding sequence ATGTCGGATCGTTATGCAAACCCAAAGTTAAAAATCTTTTCACTAAACTCTAACCCTGCTTTAGCAAAAGAAATTGCAGATGAGGTAGGAGTACCACTAGGTAAAATTTCCGTTACTCGTTTCAGTGATGGAGAAGTACAAGTAAACATTGAAGAGAGTATCCGTGGATGTGACGTGTTCATCGTTCAGTCAACCTCTTCACCTGTGAATGAAAACTTAATGGAACTACTCATTATGATTGACGCAGTCAAACGTGCTTCTGCGCGCACTGTAAACGTTGTACTTCCTTACTATGGGTATGCTCGTCAAGATCGTAAAGCACGTGCTCGTGAGCCGATTACAGCGAAATTAGTGGCGAATTTATTAGAAACAGCTGGAGCGAATCGTGTCATCGTATTAGATTTACATGCACCGCAAATCCAAGGTTTCTTCGATATTCTCATTGACCACTTAATGGGAGTGCCGATTTTATCGGATTATTTCTTAGAAAAAAATATCGATCCTTCTGAAGTAGTGATCGTTTCACCGGATCATGGTGGAGTAACTCGTGCGCGTAAAATGGCGGACCGCTTAAAAGCGCCAATTGCCATTATTGATAAACGTCGTCCAAGACCGAATGTGGCAGAAGTCATGAACATTGTTGGGAATGTGGAAGGTAAAACGGCGATTTTAATCGATGACATTATTGATACAGCTGGTACGATTACCATTGCAGCGAATGCATTAATCGAAAGTGGAGCAAAAGAAGTATATGCATGCTGTACACACCCTGTACTTTCAGGTCCAGCAATTGATCGTATTGATCAATCGAAAATTAAAGAGCTTGTGATTACAAACTCCATTAACTTACCAGAAGATAAAAGTTCACCGAAAATCGTCACGTTATCAGTGGCGAAATTACTGGCAGATGCCATTGTCCGTGTATTCGAAGAAAAGTCTGTAAGTACGCTATTTGATTGA
- the spoVT gene encoding stage V sporulation protein T, which produces MKATGIVRRIDDLGRVVIPKEIRRTLRIREGDPLEIFTDREGEVILKKYSPISELSEFAQSYADTLYATLGTPVMISDRDEMIAVAGITKKEYLHRRISPIAEEILMLRSIVTEKLEKTVEWVPGQVESVKSYCIAPIVVGGDPIGAVYLLSKVHFIGESEVKALETAAHFLGKQMEA; this is translated from the coding sequence GTGAAAGCAACTGGTATTGTAAGGCGCATTGATGACTTAGGTCGTGTCGTTATTCCAAAAGAAATTAGACGAACGCTTCGGATTCGAGAAGGCGATCCATTAGAAATTTTCACAGACCGAGAGGGCGAAGTGATTTTAAAGAAATACTCTCCGATTAGTGAGTTAAGTGAGTTCGCACAAAGTTACGCTGATACGCTTTATGCAACACTCGGAACGCCCGTCATGATTTCTGATCGAGATGAAATGATTGCTGTAGCAGGTATTACAAAAAAAGAGTATTTACACCGTCGCATTTCTCCAATAGCAGAGGAAATTCTTATGCTCCGTTCTATCGTTACGGAGAAGTTGGAGAAAACGGTCGAATGGGTTCCAGGGCAAGTAGAGTCTGTCAAATCCTATTGTATTGCCCCAATCGTTGTAGGTGGCGATCCGATTGGAGCTGTGTACTTATTGTCAAAGGTGCATTTCATCGGAGAATCCGAAGTAAAAGCACTAGAAACAGCGGCGCATTTTTTAGGAAAACAAATGGAAGCATAA
- the glmU gene encoding bifunctional UDP-N-acetylglucosamine diphosphorylase/glucosamine-1-phosphate N-acetyltransferase GlmU produces MSHTYAVVLAAGQGTRMKSKLYKVLHPVCGKPMVEHVVDMISDLGVTQTVTIVGHGAEKVQETLGERTSYALQSEQLGTAHAVMQAESELAGKKGTTIVICGDTPLIKKETMEALLAHHQETKAKATILTGKPSNPTGYGRIIRGEDGFVKRIVEQKDATAEEQKVNEINSGTYCFDNELLFDLLKKVDNSNAQGEYYLPDVIELLTQQNDIVSAYATDDFDETLGVNDRIALSEAETIMQARILEKHMRAGVTITNIASTKISADAVIGSDTVLLQGVTIDGKTVIGEECTIGPNSHITTSQIGDRTTVHSSVVTTSSVGNDTAVGPFAHIRPDSSIGNEAKIGNFVEIKKTQLGNQSKVSHLSYIGDAEVGERVNIGCGTITVNYDGKNKFVTKIESDAFVGCNSNLIAPVTIGEGAYVAAGSTINKEVPKDALAIARAKQENKEGYAAKLKRK; encoded by the coding sequence ATGTCGCATACATATGCCGTTGTACTCGCAGCAGGACAAGGCACTCGAATGAAGTCCAAATTATATAAAGTTTTACACCCCGTTTGTGGGAAACCAATGGTGGAACATGTAGTAGACATGATTTCAGACTTAGGTGTCACACAAACAGTGACGATTGTTGGTCACGGGGCAGAGAAAGTGCAAGAAACATTAGGAGAACGTACTTCTTATGCATTGCAATCAGAACAATTAGGAACTGCGCATGCAGTCATGCAAGCCGAAAGCGAGCTTGCTGGAAAAAAAGGAACAACCATCGTCATTTGCGGAGATACACCGCTGATTAAAAAAGAAACGATGGAAGCACTTCTTGCTCATCATCAAGAAACGAAAGCAAAAGCAACCATCTTAACGGGTAAACCTTCGAACCCAACTGGGTACGGGAGAATTATTCGCGGAGAAGATGGCTTTGTGAAACGCATTGTGGAACAAAAAGATGCAACTGCGGAAGAACAAAAAGTGAATGAAATTAATTCAGGAACGTATTGTTTTGATAATGAACTTCTGTTTGATTTGCTAAAAAAAGTAGACAATTCGAATGCGCAAGGAGAATATTACTTGCCGGATGTCATTGAGTTATTAACGCAGCAAAACGACATTGTTTCTGCATATGCAACAGACGATTTTGATGAAACACTTGGTGTGAATGATCGTATTGCATTGTCAGAAGCGGAAACCATCATGCAGGCTCGTATACTTGAAAAACACATGCGTGCTGGTGTAACTATTACAAACATTGCATCAACGAAAATTAGTGCAGATGCTGTCATTGGATCAGATACTGTCTTATTGCAAGGCGTGACAATTGATGGAAAAACAGTGATTGGCGAAGAGTGCACAATCGGGCCTAATTCACATATTACAACTAGTCAAATAGGAGATAGAACGACCGTTCATTCTTCTGTGGTCACGACAAGTAGTGTTGGAAATGATACTGCAGTTGGACCATTTGCTCATATCCGACCAGATTCCTCGATAGGAAATGAAGCGAAAATTGGAAACTTTGTCGAGATAAAGAAAACACAACTCGGCAATCAATCGAAAGTGTCGCATTTAAGTTACATCGGCGATGCAGAGGTTGGTGAACGTGTAAATATCGGTTGTGGCACGATTACCGTGAACTATGATGGGAAAAATAAATTTGTTACAAAAATTGAATCGGACGCATTTGTCGGATGTAACTCCAATTTAATAGCCCCTGTCACAATCGGTGAAGGTGCTTATGTAGCAGCAGGATCCACGATAAATAAAGAAGTACCGAAAGACGCATTAGCAATAGCTCGAGCGAAGCAAGAAAACAAAGAAGGATACGCGGCGAAACTAAAACGTAAATAA
- a CDS encoding 50S ribosomal protein L25/general stress protein Ctc produces MANTVKAQTREVSKRSNLTNLRGEGHVPAVVYGFKTESTPISVSEVDLLKTLREVGRNGVMSLDVDGKSVNVVLSDYQMDVLKGNFVHADFLAINMKDELEVLVHVVPTGDAAGVKEGGVLNQPTREVTIKVKPSDIPDSIELDVSELGMNETLTVEALKKASSYNILEEDDVTLFSVTAPRSDEELETTADEDAVGEAGDEETTESDSEETSTEDSKE; encoded by the coding sequence ATGGCAAATACAGTAAAAGCACAAACTCGTGAAGTATCGAAACGTTCTAATTTAACAAATCTGCGCGGCGAAGGACACGTTCCTGCAGTTGTGTATGGTTTTAAAACAGAATCTACTCCAATTTCGGTAAGTGAAGTGGATTTATTAAAAACGTTGCGTGAAGTTGGACGTAACGGCGTCATGAGCTTAGATGTTGATGGAAAATCTGTCAACGTTGTACTTAGTGATTATCAAATGGACGTATTAAAAGGTAATTTTGTCCATGCGGATTTCTTAGCGATTAACATGAAAGACGAATTGGAAGTTCTTGTACATGTTGTACCTACTGGAGACGCTGCAGGCGTGAAAGAAGGCGGCGTGTTGAACCAACCAACTCGTGAAGTGACGATTAAAGTGAAACCTTCTGATATTCCAGATTCCATTGAACTGGATGTTTCAGAGCTAGGAATGAATGAAACATTAACGGTTGAAGCATTGAAGAAAGCATCTTCGTATAATATTTTAGAAGAAGACGACGTAACGTTATTTTCAGTGACTGCTCCTCGTTCTGATGAAGAGTTAGAAACAACTGCAGATGAAGATGCAGTTGGTGAAGCTGGAGATGAAGAAACAACAGAATCAGATTCAGAAGAAACTTCAACAGAAGATTCGAAAGAATAA
- the mfd gene encoding transcription-repair coupling factor, whose amino-acid sequence MQASLQAMKVQETIAQTIDTIHGTPGAYLMTGLTGSAKAMMAEVIRDELQQPMLVVTANLLQAQKMAEDLQKIANLPVYIYPAEELIAADLSISSPELRAERIEALDFLARQEAGIIVSPIAGLRRRLPTLEEWNRHRLILSVGEDLPDFDWTDTLISMGYKRQGMVTTPGEFSMRGGIIDIFPIYEAYPYRMELFDTEIDSIRAFSAEDQRSLHKVENLTLLPATEFFWTEEKRQAIANRLEKQLTKTYKKVKKEEVKAKLSENIQADIEALRTGRDAAHLQRYASLLDEQTTFLGDYFSSTGIVIFDEIGRIQETVESLEKEEQDWVIDLLEEGKIVHDIQLSLSWKEIIHQLPERKLFFSLFSRAFSGLGIVKSFAFSCKPMQQFHGQMHVLQHEYDRFKKERAKVFIAVEGAARQEKVATILEDYQIPATILSSDESVSSPGVYVVDLSLNDGFELPLQQLAVITDQELFQQKPKKKKKVQKLSNAERIKSYSEISPGDYVVHIHHGIGKYIGMETLEVGGIHKDYLHIRYRAEDKLFVPADQIDLIQKYVGSEDREPKVHKLGGAEWKKTKTRVTTAVKDIADELIKLYAKREAEKGFAFEKDGEMQQQFESAFFYEETDDQLRSIQEVKEDMEKERPMDRLLCGDVGYGKTEVAIRAAFKAVQDSKQVAFLVPTTILAQQHFETIKERFRDFPVEVSLLNRFRTKKEQAETLKGLKEGTVDVVVGTHRLLSKDVVYRDLGLLIVDEEQRFGVTHKEKLKQLKTNVDVLTLTATPIPRTLHMSMIGVRDLSVIETPPADRYPVQTYVMEHNGAIVREAIEREMARGGQTFYLYNRVEDMTKKVDEIQALVPQARVGYVHGQMPESELEGVLLPFLEGEYDVLVTTTIIETGMDIPNVNTLIVQDADRMGLSQLYQLRGRVGRSNRVAYAYFTYRPDKVLTDVAESRLQAIKEFTELGSGFKIAMRDLSIRGAGNLLGAEQHGFIDSVGFDLYAQLLQEAVEEKQTGIVKADIPDVEIQLPIDAYFADDFISDGFQKIQMYKRVKAIDSETGYFDLVDELTDRFGDLPVEAERLLRIARMKVWANKAGVESIKQSRHLITIQLSPEGTRTIDGGKLVEQSMEFGRAVGFQMTNQQTLAVTIDTKQTKKITPFDVVEKMVELLPQSQKTSEGLEA is encoded by the coding sequence ATGCAAGCCAGTCTTCAAGCGATGAAAGTGCAGGAAACGATTGCACAAACCATCGATACCATTCATGGAACTCCTGGAGCATATTTAATGACAGGACTCACTGGTTCAGCCAAGGCCATGATGGCGGAAGTAATCCGTGATGAACTGCAACAACCCATGCTGGTCGTAACTGCCAATTTATTGCAGGCACAAAAGATGGCGGAGGATTTGCAGAAAATAGCTAACTTACCCGTTTATATATATCCAGCAGAAGAATTAATCGCTGCTGATTTATCCATTTCTAGTCCAGAGCTTCGAGCGGAACGAATCGAAGCGTTGGATTTTTTGGCGCGTCAAGAAGCAGGGATTATTGTGTCACCTATTGCGGGTTTGCGGAGAAGATTACCGACATTAGAGGAATGGAACCGTCACCGGTTAATCCTATCCGTTGGCGAGGATCTACCTGATTTCGATTGGACCGACACGCTCATTTCGATGGGATATAAACGTCAAGGGATGGTGACAACACCTGGTGAGTTTTCCATGCGTGGAGGAATTATCGATATCTTCCCTATTTATGAAGCGTATCCGTATCGAATGGAATTGTTTGATACAGAAATAGATTCAATTCGTGCGTTTTCCGCAGAAGACCAGCGATCTTTACATAAAGTAGAGAATTTGACGTTATTACCAGCTACCGAATTCTTTTGGACGGAAGAGAAGCGGCAGGCGATAGCTAATCGATTAGAAAAACAATTAACAAAGACATATAAAAAAGTGAAAAAAGAAGAAGTAAAAGCAAAACTCTCCGAAAATATCCAAGCGGATATAGAAGCACTTCGCACGGGAAGAGACGCTGCTCACTTACAACGATATGCAAGTTTGTTAGACGAGCAAACGACATTTTTAGGCGATTATTTTAGCTCGACAGGTATCGTTATTTTTGATGAGATAGGTAGAATTCAAGAAACGGTGGAGTCCCTGGAGAAAGAAGAACAAGATTGGGTCATTGATTTACTCGAGGAAGGGAAAATTGTCCATGATATTCAACTTTCCTTGTCGTGGAAAGAGATTATTCATCAGTTGCCAGAGCGAAAACTTTTCTTTTCGTTATTTAGTCGGGCGTTTTCAGGACTAGGAATTGTAAAGAGCTTTGCGTTTTCCTGTAAACCAATGCAACAATTCCATGGCCAAATGCATGTACTTCAACACGAATACGATCGTTTCAAAAAGGAACGAGCGAAAGTATTTATTGCCGTAGAAGGCGCTGCTCGACAAGAGAAGGTAGCAACTATACTGGAGGACTACCAAATTCCAGCAACCATTCTTTCTAGTGATGAAAGTGTATCTTCACCAGGTGTATATGTGGTGGATTTGTCCTTAAACGATGGATTTGAATTACCTTTACAACAACTTGCCGTTATTACGGATCAGGAGTTGTTCCAACAAAAACCGAAGAAAAAGAAAAAAGTACAAAAGCTTAGTAATGCGGAGCGAATTAAAAGCTATTCGGAAATTTCGCCAGGAGATTATGTGGTGCATATCCATCACGGTATTGGGAAATATATCGGCATGGAAACACTTGAAGTAGGTGGAATCCATAAGGATTATTTGCATATTCGATATCGTGCAGAAGATAAGTTATTTGTTCCTGCTGATCAAATTGATTTAATCCAAAAATATGTAGGTTCTGAAGATCGTGAACCAAAAGTGCATAAACTTGGCGGAGCTGAGTGGAAGAAAACGAAAACGCGTGTTACTACGGCGGTAAAAGATATCGCAGATGAGCTGATCAAATTATATGCCAAACGAGAAGCAGAAAAAGGTTTCGCATTTGAAAAAGATGGAGAAATGCAGCAGCAGTTTGAATCAGCTTTTTTCTATGAAGAAACAGATGATCAACTTCGTTCAATCCAAGAAGTAAAAGAAGATATGGAAAAAGAACGCCCGATGGATCGCTTGTTGTGCGGGGACGTGGGGTATGGAAAAACGGAAGTCGCGATTCGAGCGGCATTCAAAGCGGTTCAAGACAGCAAGCAAGTGGCGTTTTTAGTTCCAACGACCATCTTGGCGCAGCAACACTTTGAAACGATTAAAGAACGTTTTCGTGACTTCCCGGTGGAAGTATCGCTTCTTAATCGATTCCGTACAAAAAAAGAGCAAGCAGAAACACTAAAGGGATTAAAAGAAGGGACAGTGGATGTCGTCGTTGGAACTCACCGACTACTTTCTAAAGATGTAGTATACCGTGATTTAGGACTACTCATTGTCGATGAAGAACAACGTTTTGGCGTTACGCATAAAGAGAAACTAAAGCAATTAAAAACGAATGTGGACGTATTGACCTTAACGGCAACGCCTATTCCACGCACCCTTCATATGTCGATGATAGGAGTTCGTGATTTGTCGGTTATTGAAACACCCCCTGCAGATCGCTACCCTGTTCAAACGTATGTGATGGAACACAATGGTGCTATTGTGCGTGAAGCGATTGAACGAGAAATGGCTCGTGGAGGTCAAACATTTTACTTATATAATCGGGTAGAAGACATGACGAAAAAAGTGGATGAAATCCAAGCGCTTGTTCCGCAAGCGCGAGTTGGATATGTTCATGGACAAATGCCTGAGTCGGAGCTAGAAGGAGTATTGCTTCCATTTTTAGAGGGAGAGTACGACGTGTTAGTGACGACAACGATTATAGAAACAGGAATGGATATTCCGAATGTCAACACGTTGATAGTGCAAGACGCTGATCGGATGGGACTGTCGCAGTTGTACCAATTACGTGGTCGCGTCGGAAGGTCGAACCGAGTAGCTTACGCCTACTTTACGTATCGTCCTGATAAAGTGCTGACTGACGTAGCCGAAAGTCGACTACAAGCAATTAAAGAATTTACGGAACTTGGATCTGGATTTAAAATTGCGATGCGTGATTTATCCATTCGTGGAGCAGGGAATTTACTTGGTGCAGAACAACACGGATTCATCGATTCCGTTGGCTTTGATTTGTATGCGCAACTATTACAAGAGGCAGTGGAAGAAAAACAAACTGGTATCGTGAAAGCAGATATCCCCGACGTCGAAATCCAATTGCCAATTGATGCTTATTTTGCGGATGATTTTATTTCCGATGGTTTTCAAAAAATTCAAATGTATAAACGTGTTAAAGCGATTGACAGTGAAACTGGCTATTTCGATCTAGTTGATGAATTAACGGATCGATTTGGAGATTTGCCAGTAGAAGCTGAACGATTGTTGCGGATCGCGCGTATGAAAGTATGGGCGAATAAAGCAGGCGTGGAGTCCATTAAACAGTCTAGACACTTAATCACCATCCAGCTCTCGCCAGAAGGAACGCGAACAATCGATGGCGGAAAATTGGTGGAACAGTCGATGGAGTTCGGTCGCGCTGTTGGATTCCAAATGACGAACCAACAAACATTAGCTGTCACGATTGATACGAAACAAACAAAAAAAATAACGCCATTTGATGTGGTAGAAAAAATGGTGGAACTATTACCTCAATCACAAAAAACGTCTGAAGGTTTGGAAGCATAA